The following are from one region of the Deltaproteobacteria bacterium genome:
- the nuoE gene encoding NADH-quinone oxidoreductase subunit NuoE: MAQTNGVTKPDIEDVTFEMWIKIDDIAAEYKGRPGSTIPVLRLCQETVGYLPKPLLGYIADKMGVARSEVFGVATFYALFSMTPKGRHTIRVCEGTACYVRGIKEVMDRIKNQYKIPVGGTTEDRRFSLESVRCLGACGLAPVVVVNHDTYGAVTPEKMDEILTRYE; encoded by the coding sequence ATGGCTCAAACCAACGGAGTGACGAAACCGGATATCGAGGACGTCACCTTTGAAATGTGGATAAAGATCGACGACATCGCAGCCGAGTACAAGGGCAGGCCGGGCTCCACCATTCCGGTTCTCAGGCTCTGCCAGGAAACGGTGGGTTATCTTCCGAAGCCCCTTCTGGGCTACATAGCGGACAAAATGGGCGTGGCCAGAAGCGAGGTCTTCGGCGTTGCCACCTTCTATGCCCTTTTTTCCATGACCCCCAAGGGCCGCCACACCATAAGGGTGTGCGAAGGAACGGCCTGCTACGTGCGCGGGATCAAGGAAGTCATGGACCGCATTAAGAACCAGTACAAGATTCCGGTCGGCGGCACCACCGAAGATCGCCGCTTCTCCCTGGAATCCGTCCGCTGCCTGGGAGCCTGCGGCCTGGCCCCGGTGGTGGTGGTCAACCACGACACCTACGGCGCGGTGACTCCGGAGAAGATGGACGAGATTCTCACCAGATACGAATAA
- the rpiA gene encoding ribose-5-phosphate isomerase RpiA has translation MTKTEEYKRMAAEAAVEAVKPGMVVGLGTGSTANYAITRIAKLLKSGELTDIIGIPSSVPTNDLASSLGIPLATFADHSVIDITIDGADEVDKDLNLIKGGGGALLQEKILAQVSREVIIIVDEGKLSDKLGTRFPLPVEVVPFGLHTEKRFLESLGAKVSLRENVIAKPFRTDHRNLILDAEFGPIDDPYALAEKLSRRAGVVEHGLFLGVATEVVVAGKNGITRLKKKG, from the coding sequence ATGACAAAGACCGAAGAATACAAGCGCATGGCCGCCGAAGCGGCGGTTGAGGCGGTGAAGCCGGGAATGGTTGTGGGCCTCGGCACCGGAAGCACGGCCAATTACGCCATAACCCGCATAGCCAAGCTCCTAAAGAGCGGTGAACTCACCGACATAATTGGCATTCCAAGTTCCGTTCCCACCAACGACCTCGCAAGCTCCCTTGGGATTCCCCTTGCCACCTTCGCAGACCACTCCGTCATAGACATCACCATAGACGGGGCCGACGAGGTGGACAAGGACCTGAACCTCATCAAGGGAGGAGGCGGGGCGCTTCTGCAGGAGAAAATTCTGGCCCAGGTGAGCCGCGAGGTCATAATCATCGTGGACGAGGGCAAGCTCTCCGACAAGCTGGGCACAAGGTTCCCGCTTCCGGTGGAGGTGGTCCCCTTCGGGCTTCACACCGAAAAGCGCTTCCTGGAAAGCCTGGGAGCCAAGGTGAGCCTGCGGGAGAACGTCATCGCCAAGCCCTTCCGCACCGATCACAGGAATCTCATTCTGGACGCCGAATTCGGCCCCATAGACGATCCCTACGCCCTGGCCGAAAAACTGTCCCGGCGGGCCGGGGTGGTCGAGCACGGCCTTTTCCTGGGAGTCGCCACGGAAGTGGTCGTCGCAGGCAAAAACGGCATAACCCGTCTCAAGAAAAAGGGCTGA
- the fdhF gene encoding formate dehydrogenase subunit alpha: protein MERLPEITINGTAYPFNNGETILSVAKRNGIDIPTLCHLAKCTPTGACRICVVEVEKARTLMASCSLPAAGGMVVQTESPKVVQSRKLILELLLSSGQHDCVTCTGAGECRLQELCMRYGVTGKKFAPTPPRYAPEAENPFIMRNFSKCILCGRCVQACNEVQVNNAISFGYRGKRSKIVAAEDIPLKDSQCVFCGECIEACPTNALMYKNANVKIRPWEGQKVRTTCSYCGVGCQMWLHVLDNKIVKVTGVEESGPNHGSLCVKGRFGYDFVGHPDRLKTPLIREGETFREASWDEALDLVAKKLGNVRDASGPDSIGVLTSARVSNESNYVVQKFARGVLKTNNVDHCARLUHSSTVAGLATAFGSGAMTNPISDIELAQVILVTGSNTTENHPVLSTYVKRAVTQKGAKLIVIDPREIPLTRFATKWLRPKPGTDIAWINGFLHVIFKEGLLDEEYVKARTVGLDDVKKVVEKYTPEYVESITGITAADLVEAARLYAGVKAASILYTMGITQHICGTDNVKSLANLAMACGNVGVAGGGVNPLRGQNNVQGACDMGGLPNVYSGYQAVNNAAFKEKMEKAWGVTGLSEKVGLTATQMIPAAHDGSLKALYIVGENPLVSDPDVTHAEASLRHLDFLVVEDIFLTETAKLAHVVLPAACFAEADGTFSNTERKVQRVRKAVEAPGSAKADWEIIAEISGRMGYPMNYRNASAIFDEMAQVTPSYCGINYDRLEKDGIHWPCTGNDHPGTPCLHVDKFACGLGVFSAVEWTPPAESPDAEYPLTLTTGRVLYHYHTGTMTMKSAGLNAQSPECFVEIAAADARDLGIKDGEMVKVTSRRGSITVKAKVSGMTDKGTVFVPFHWSDAAANRLTSAEALDPICRIPEYKVGAVRIELSA from the coding sequence ATGGAAAGGCTTCCAGAAATAACCATCAACGGGACGGCCTACCCGTTCAATAACGGCGAGACCATTCTGTCGGTGGCGAAACGAAACGGAATAGACATCCCCACCCTGTGCCATCTGGCCAAGTGTACGCCCACCGGCGCGTGCCGGATCTGCGTGGTGGAGGTGGAAAAGGCCCGAACCCTCATGGCCTCGTGCTCCCTTCCGGCGGCGGGCGGAATGGTGGTTCAAACCGAATCGCCCAAGGTGGTGCAAAGCAGGAAGCTCATCTTGGAGCTTCTGCTGTCTTCCGGCCAGCACGACTGCGTGACCTGCACAGGCGCGGGCGAGTGCAGGCTCCAGGAGCTCTGCATGCGCTATGGCGTCACCGGCAAGAAGTTCGCCCCGACGCCTCCCCGTTACGCGCCGGAGGCCGAGAACCCGTTCATCATGCGGAATTTTTCAAAGTGCATCCTTTGCGGGCGCTGCGTACAGGCCTGCAACGAGGTCCAGGTCAACAACGCCATAAGTTTCGGTTATCGCGGCAAAAGGAGCAAAATCGTGGCTGCGGAGGACATTCCCCTGAAGGATTCCCAGTGCGTGTTCTGCGGCGAGTGCATCGAGGCCTGCCCCACCAATGCGCTGATGTACAAGAACGCCAACGTGAAAATCAGGCCCTGGGAAGGGCAAAAGGTGCGCACCACCTGCTCTTACTGCGGCGTGGGCTGCCAGATGTGGCTTCACGTGCTCGATAACAAAATCGTCAAAGTAACGGGAGTGGAGGAGTCCGGCCCCAACCACGGAAGCCTCTGCGTAAAGGGCCGCTTCGGCTACGATTTCGTGGGCCACCCGGATCGTCTCAAAACCCCGCTCATCCGGGAAGGCGAAACCTTCCGGGAAGCGTCCTGGGATGAGGCCCTTGACCTCGTGGCCAAAAAACTCGGAAACGTGCGCGACGCCAGCGGCCCGGACTCTATAGGCGTGCTAACCTCCGCAAGGGTTTCCAACGAGAGCAACTACGTGGTCCAGAAGTTCGCAAGAGGGGTGCTTAAGACCAACAACGTGGACCATTGCGCGCGACTCTGACACAGCTCCACCGTGGCCGGTCTGGCCACCGCTTTCGGTTCCGGCGCAATGACCAACCCCATCTCCGACATCGAGCTTGCCCAGGTCATACTGGTCACCGGCTCCAACACCACCGAGAATCACCCGGTTTTGTCAACCTACGTGAAACGCGCCGTGACCCAGAAGGGCGCGAAGTTGATCGTGATCGATCCGCGTGAAATTCCCCTCACCCGTTTCGCAACAAAGTGGCTGCGTCCCAAGCCCGGTACGGACATCGCCTGGATCAACGGCTTTTTGCACGTGATCTTCAAAGAGGGACTGCTTGACGAGGAATACGTCAAGGCCCGCACCGTCGGCCTTGACGACGTCAAAAAGGTGGTGGAAAAGTACACCCCCGAATACGTGGAGTCCATCACGGGCATCACGGCTGCCGATCTCGTGGAAGCCGCACGGCTTTATGCGGGGGTAAAGGCCGCCAGCATACTCTACACCATGGGCATCACCCAGCACATCTGCGGCACCGATAACGTCAAAAGCCTTGCGAACCTCGCCATGGCCTGCGGCAACGTGGGCGTTGCCGGCGGAGGCGTCAACCCCCTTCGCGGCCAGAACAACGTGCAGGGGGCCTGCGACATGGGCGGGCTTCCCAACGTGTATTCGGGCTACCAGGCCGTGAACAACGCGGCTTTCAAGGAGAAGATGGAAAAGGCCTGGGGAGTTACGGGCCTATCAGAAAAGGTCGGTCTCACGGCCACCCAGATGATACCGGCGGCCCATGACGGCTCCTTGAAGGCCCTCTACATCGTGGGGGAAAATCCGCTTGTTTCGGACCCCGACGTGACCCACGCGGAAGCCAGCTTAAGGCACCTGGATTTCCTGGTGGTAGAGGACATCTTCCTCACCGAAACCGCCAAACTCGCCCACGTTGTGCTTCCTGCGGCCTGTTTCGCCGAGGCCGACGGAACCTTCAGCAATACAGAGCGCAAGGTCCAGCGGGTGCGCAAGGCCGTGGAAGCGCCGGGCTCCGCCAAGGCCGACTGGGAGATCATAGCCGAAATATCTGGCCGCATGGGTTACCCCATGAACTACCGCAACGCCTCGGCCATTTTCGACGAGATGGCGCAGGTTACGCCCTCCTACTGTGGCATCAATTACGATCGCCTGGAAAAGGACGGCATCCACTGGCCGTGCACCGGAAACGACCATCCGGGAACGCCCTGCCTGCACGTGGACAAGTTCGCCTGCGGCCTGGGGGTCTTTTCCGCCGTGGAGTGGACCCCGCCCGCCGAAAGCCCGGACGCGGAATATCCGCTCACCCTCACCACGGGCCGGGTGCTGTACCATTATCATACGGGAACCATGACCATGAAGTCGGCGGGCCTTAACGCCCAATCCCCGGAATGTTTCGTGGAAATCGCCGCAGCCGACGCCAGAGATTTGGGAATCAAGGACGGCGAGATGGTGAAGGTCACATCCCGAAGGGGCAGCATAACCGTGAAGGCGAAGGTTTCGGGCATGACCGACAAGGGCACGGTTTTCGTTCCCTTCCACTGGTCCGATGCCGCCGCCAACAGGCTCACCAGCGCGGAAGCCCTGGACCCCATCTGCCGGATTCCCGAATATAAGGTGGGGGCGGTGAGGATCGAACTTTCGGCATAA